In the Acanthochromis polyacanthus isolate Apoly-LR-REF ecotype Palm Island chromosome 20, KAUST_Apoly_ChrSc, whole genome shotgun sequence genome, cttATTTGATAATATAAATAAGAATTAGATGCATCTTGTATGCATAGCTGAGATAAAGTAAAATGTACCTTTGCAAATAATTTGCAGTAAagtttaatatatttaatttgaCCCTGAAAACTGGGATTTTTGTCAGATATGTTACAGCTTATAACCATAAAACTTTCTTGTTTACATCATTGAGTTGTAACTCACAaagatttttgtttaattgtgtAACTAGGTGAATTaagcttcagtaaaaaaaacaaaaacaaactggacaTCTGCTGTTGATTCCTGCAGATGTTTCATCTCTCATCAAAAAGGCTTCTTTAGCTTTAACTGGCGGATGGGGAGTTTCAGATATGTACTGTAACCCCAGACACTCATGGCTTATGCTCTATGAATTATGTTTCACATGCCTCAAGGtatgaaacgtcttcaagaaccacgAGAAGTCCTCGAAGGATTAACACGGCGTgcatgactgagaatctacacaggcAACCCCATGGATTAAATCACTTGAACCTTATTAATCTATTCTTAAGGTTGCGTATGAAGTCCTGTCAAATAACTGCTGAAACCCACTCCAAGAATTTGACacgcagttttgtgtctcttcaggCTCTACAGGTGGTTTGGCGAGCTGCCAGCTGCGTAACCCCCCCTCCGGCGTCCCCCAGTATTCAGCAGGAGTCAGTGCTCACAGCTCCCAGAAACCTGTAGAAGAAGCCTTACAGAAGAGGGAGCTCCGCTTAATGAAGAACAGGTAGAGAGGAGCGGTTATTTTCACGAAACTGGACATCGTAGCCTGGGCGATAAAGCAGTCATATTGATCTAATCAGCCAATATTACCTTATTGCTATATCGGTATTAGCATAAAAAAATCCAATGATGGGCCAGGCTCCACTGGATATATTCACTGTCTATCCATGGATGGCATCTTTAACCCTCTCCCTGCTGTGCCAGCTGTGTAATATGCAAACATCTCAATGACAATAAGTCCATGTAATGATAAGATTCAAAGCCTATAATCAGCCCAGGGTGGTTATCTAATAATTCTTAGGTTGTATGCCTGTTATCCACTCTGTAATGTATGTTTGGAGTGAGGAGTGAACAGGCTCAGATCACCAAGGGTCAGGACTTTGCATATGTATAAATATGCCCTTtgacatgctttttttttttttgctgtgtgtaGAGGCTTTTAGATACCTTTGTGTCCCTCCTAGCTCTGAGTTCTACTTTTCTTAGCTGTgttcttcatgttttttgtctatcCACATGATCTTGCCTGCTCTGTACAACATCCTCCTCCTTTAGTTGACTCTATAATGTGAGGCCCTGAAGGTAGCTGTTGGTAGCGTCTTCATAATCATGTTAACATTCTGTGCCCACATGAAAAATccgttttgtaatatttttttgtgattcatAGGTGCAATAAGTTTTCTCTTAAATCTGGGAGCGAAGCCAAGGTGTTCCGgcttcttttctctctgtaaCTGTTGTTGTTCCTTCCAGGGAAGCTGCCCGGGAGTGTCGACGAAAGAAGAAGGAGTATGTCAGATGCCTCGAACAACGAGTGGCTGTGCTCGAAAATCAAAACAAGtctctgatggaggagctgagagccTTAAAGGACATCTATCGCCACAAAGTCGAGTGATTCGTCCGAGCAGACGAGAAACCTGGATTGTGTGGACTGTGCCGGTCTGTTTCTGTGGTGTGTCTTGAGGACTCTGCttttacataaacacacactcacacaaaacaCTCCCTGTCCTTGCTATTAAATGTGTTTACACGATGATGTCAATGTTTCAGGCTCAGAATTATCCAGGCACCACCAGCAAAAACAACCTTGTTTCAGGTCAGAGTTATCAGTGAGCTCTATGAGGAACTATTGGCCCAGACAGACTTCCAGAGCAAGAAGGAAGAAATATGTGTGGACACCTGCAGACTCACCACGCCTTACAGGAGACTGAGAACCAGAAGCTGCAGGACCAGGTGCTGAGGTTAAACTAACAAAAGAAAGATCTCTCACTTATGCCTATGCTGCCATCACTTTAACTGCACTGCATTTTACATTCCTTGTAATCCACTTTCAGGATTTGGCTCTTTTAGAACACTGTATTAAGTGATAGTGTTTGTGATGGTATGGAGGTTTGTTCAGGGAAAATGCTGCCAGAAGCCAAATGTTCAATCACAAGGGCATCACAtagtttgtgtttgatttttaattcaCTTCACAAATCCTAATGCAAACATACTCCAGGGGCTCATTAGTCTGATTCATCCTTCATGTTTAATGCAGAGGCCTGTCAGGATGTGTTGTGCATCAGTGTCTGCTTCAAACAGtggcgtttttttgttttgtttttgccctATTTCTCTATAGTTTTGAGCTACTGCCACACAATTGATTGTATATTTAGTTAACAAAGACACGTTTGTGGAGATGGTGGAAATGAACTTCCTGTTAGGTttactttttgtgtgtgtgtgctttataTCCGTATATATGGATGCATTAAGAGTTTTATTGATGTGTCATTTGTTTTGATGGCAAATTTGTTTGCTAAAATCCACCTATTTCACTTACAGTTggtattttatttctgtgacaCTTCAGCTGTTGTCTTGTTATGGTCACACCAAATTTGAAGTTTCCttaatatttttcaaatgtttttgcttcAATAAAGTTCTTGTTCCAACTCTGTGTGCTGTTCTGCCACACAGTGAATGCCAGTCTTCTATGACTAACATATGTTACAGTTGGTGTTTGGTGTAAGCACAGAGGGGAAAATAAGGAGAAAGACGTCAGAGCATTTATGTGTTGAAGCTTCATTATGAGTATTTGATAGAGCTTTTATCGGTCTCAACCTTGGGTTTCTGCACGGAACATGATATGCTGTCCGTCTACGGACGACTCGACTTTATTGCTGGTGACTGTCACCAACAAAGCGAAACCATTTATCTTCTCTCATATCTTTTGCTGGTTTCTGCAGATGATAGTCTCCAGAACATActgaaagaaattaaattatAATGAGTAACTGAACATATTGTCCTTAAACTATAAACAGTTTAACCTAGATATGCTAAGAGGAAGGAAAGATtggccttttttgttttttgtttttgtagtcaTGACAGTTCCTTGC is a window encoding:
- the LOC110970400 gene encoding cAMP-responsive element modulator-like: MSMPLIVNCTHSPAVGCGNISLREKTLEQAVSLGKPGSRYSMAVTGDETETGSTGGLASCQLRNPPSGVPQYSAGVSAHSSQKPVEEALQKRELRLMKNREAARECRRKKKEYVRCLEQRVAVLENQNKSLMEELRALKDIYRHKVE